The Mesomycoplasma hyopneumoniae J genome contains the following window.
TTTATTTCCTTCTAATTAAATGAAATAAAGTTAGTAACAAAAACAATTTTAGTTGCTAACTTTATTTTATTTAATTAAAATATAAAATAAAAATGACTTAATACCCGAATCTTTTTATCATTTTAGGGTTATTAAATCATTTTTTCGCTATAGACACGCGGTTTTTTAGAACAACTTTTTTGCCGAAAATCTCTTCAAGTTCTCTACGGGCATCTGTTCCGATTTTTCCTAAAACCGAACCACCCTTACCAATTATTATTGGTAAATGTGATTTTTTTCCTACATAAATTGTTGCCTCAATTTTTACAAAACGGTTATCTGATTCATCAAAATTATCAATTAAAACTGCGCTTTGATGGGGGATTTCGTCTTCAAGATTTAAAAGTATTTGTTTTCTAATAATTTCTTTGGCAAAAAAACGTGAACTTTGATCAGTAACATCCAAATTACTATAAAAATGTTCGGATGGATAAGCAAACTTTTCAATTTCTAATAGTAAATTAATACGTAAGTCTTCTGAATTTGTTGAAAAGGGTAAAATTTTTTCAAAATTAAGTTCACGAAAATTTTTCTCCTGAATTTTAAAATTTAATTTATCATTTTCTAGGTCAGTTTTAGTTATCAAAACAATTTTATTCATATTTTTAGCAATTTTTTTTGCCAAAAATCTAGTATTTTGGTCAACTGGTTTATCAACCGGGTGCAAAAAAAGGACCAGATCAATTCCTTCAAGTGTTGAGTTAATCGCATAATTTAAGGAATTACTTAAATTATTAATTCGCATATGAAAGCCGGGAGTATCGACAAATAAAATTTGAAGATTATCCTTATTATAAATTGCATTTATGGCATCGCGGGTAGTTTGTGACTTTAAACTTACAATTGAGACTGGAAATTCCACAAGCGAATTTATAAGTGAGGACTTACCAACATTAGGTAAACCAACAATTGCTACAAAACATGTTTTTTTTATATCCATAAATTATTAAAAGAAATCCTTGTTAAACTGGTTTGGCAATAGTTGATTTAATGTTCTTTCCCTAAATTCTGACTTGGAATTATAAAGAAAAATACTAACTTTTTCTGAAAAAAATTCAGCACAAACTTGCAAACACTGACCACAAGGGATAATGAATTTATCTGTATTTGGGCTATAAATGTGAATTTCTTTGAAAGTTTTAGGTTCAATTTCGCTTGCAATTGCCTGGGTTATTGCAACCCTTTCAGCGCAAATTGTTGCGGGAAAAACGGCATTTTCAACATTTACGCCTTTAAAAAATTGGCCAGAAGTAGTCACTAAAATTGCAGCAACGGCAAAACCTGAATAAGGACAGTAGGCTTTTTTACTTAATTTTTCTAGTTCTAAAAAAATTTTTTTCATTATCGATTAATTCCTAAATTTATTAAAATATTTTCAACTTTTTCATCCATTAACTTATTTGTTTTTTCATCCTGGTGATCAAAGCCAAGCAAATGATAGATGCTATGAACAAAAAGATAAGAAAACTCACGCTCTTCTGAGTGGCCATATTCATTTGCTTGTTTTATAATTTTTGCTGGGGTCATAAAAATTTCTCCTAGAAAATGAAGGCGAAAATTTTTTTTAGCAATTATTAAATTACTTGGAAAAGACAAAACATCAGGGATATAATTGATATTTTTGAATTTAATGGCTAATTTTTGAGCTTTTCTTTGAGTTATTAACATCAAATCTAGACTAATTTCACCTGTTATTTGCTCTTTTTCGACTAAAAGTTTAAAAATTTTCCTAAACAACTTTAAATATTTAAACTTAATTCTGCTTTGATTAAGGAAATTAATTTTTGCCTTCATTTAATATAATTTTACAATTATTTTATAAAAAGATCAAAAAAATTTCCATTATCCTTAAGAAAAAGTACTGCCGGTATTTGTGTTTTCGGTTTAAGTAAGAGTGATTTTGTAAATTCAATAATAAATTCATTTTGTTTTGTATTAGTTATTTTTATAAGTTCAAGTCTAATACTGCGGTCCTGAAATTGGAATTGAGCAAAGGAATCTTTATTTAACAAATAATAAATATCAGAATTTATTTTTGCAAAAGTTTTGTGTTTTTCATCAATTTCAAGTATAAAATTAATTGTTTTATATGTTTTTATTTGGAAAAAATAATAAAGACTAATCGACATTAAAATTAATAAAATTATACTAATTAATAATGAAATTTTACTGTTTTGATATATTTTTGATATCAAGTATTTCTCCTTCCTCGTTTATAAATCTTTTTGAGTGGGAAATTTCGATAAAAAAAGCATTTTTTTGATAATTTGTAATAACTTTTTTTAAAAATTCAAAATTTTTTTCATCAATATTTTCAAAAGCCTCATCAAGTAAAATTAAGTCAAAATCTTGTGTTAATAATTGCAAAAGTGCGATTATTTGCTTTTGCCCACTTGAAAAATTTGAGCCATTATTAACAAATTTTGCATCAAGTGAAATTTGTCATTCATAAAGCATTTCCTGAATATCAAAACGCTGAAAATTATTTATTAAATTCTGAATTTTTTCAGGATTTTCGTTTGTAATAAAAGAAAGAACCGAAATACTTGGAAAGTAATTATGGGATTTTATATAACAAATTCTTTTGCGAAGTTCGTTTTGGTCATAATACTTTAGATCAAGATTATTAATTAAAAACTCGCCATTATAGACAATATCTTGATTTAAAAGTCTTAAAAAAGTGGATTTCCCACTTCCATTTTTCCCAATTATTCGTAAATTCCCGTTAATCCGCATTTTATCAATATAAAAAAGTGTCTTGTTTTTATAGTAACTAACGCTTAAATCTTTTAATTTAATATCAGAAATTTTTTGGTGGTATTTACCTTTTGCTTCCTTGTCAATATTTAAAACAAAATTTAATAGTTCTAATTCTCTTAAAAATATCGGTAAATTTGTAACTATATCGACAAAAGATGAGAGTGGATTGATAAAAAAACTAAAAAAACTTAAAAAAAGCAAAAGTTCTCCAATCGATAATTTTTTATCAAAAATTCAAAATGAAGACACTAAAACAATTAGGATTGGCGAAATTGAAAAAATAAAATTATTAAAACTTGACAAATAATTTTCTTTTTTTCAAATGTTAAATTCAGTATTTTTATAACGGTAGTATTTTTCATCAAATTGACGCTTTAAATTTTTATAAACATCATCCCGCTTTAAATTTTCAATTGAAAAAATTAAATCATTAGTGCTTGTAAGACTATTTAATTGATCTTCCATTAAAAATCGATGGTTTTTTGTGATATTTTTTCTAACAAATATACTAACTAAAAGATAAACTATACTGATAGCAATAATTAGCCCAAAAATTTTTACATCAATTCAAATAAGAATAAAAAATGAAATTAAAAAAGTGATTAATTCATTAAAAATATGGTAATAAAAGCTAGCAGAAAAACTAGCAAAACTAGGAATTAAATTTATTCGTCGAATATAATCATGATTATCTAATTTTAAAAGTTGAAAATTTTCCCCTGTTTTTAAGGCGCTAAAAAATCGATCAAAAATTTCCTTTTCAATTTTAAGTTCAATTTTATGAATATAAGTTTTTTTAAAAATATCTTGTAAAATCCGCCAAAAAGCAATCCAGATAAAAAAAATACAAACTTTGACCAAAAGCGAAAATTCAGTCTGCGGGAAAACTTTATCAATAACAGTTTTCATAAATAATGAGGAGACAAAATTACTAACCGCAGTAATAAAAAATAAAAAAAGTAAATACCAATTACTTTTTGCCTCAAGGAAAAACCACCAATTATTTCAGCTTTTATCTTTTTTTTTTGATTTTTTATAATCAAAATCTTTTTGGGCAAAAATCACGACGTTTTGGAAAATTTTCTGCATTTCAGTTTTAGTAATTTTCATTTTTCCTTTTAAAGGGTCGATAATTTCAAATTTCCTTTTTGTAATTTTTGTTAGTAAAACATAATGATTTAGATCGCCTGTTTTAATTAAAATAATTGTTGGTTTTCCGAGTTCTAGTTCTTGTAGATTTTCAAATGATCCGCCATATGATTCAAGAATAATGCCAAAATCCTTGGCAACACGTTCAAGATTTGCAATATTTATGCCATCATGTGAATAAAATGCCTTTGTTTTTAGGTCATTTATTGAGATTTTTTTATCATAAAAATGATAATAAATTGATTGGAGAACCGCAAGTCCGCAATCCCTTAAGTCTTTTTGCAAAAATAATTTCATTCTCTGTTGGAAATTATGATAAAAATAGTAAAATTATAAAAAAAAGTGAAAAAAATAGGAAAAACAAAAGTAAAATTATGAAAAACTATAAATTTAAAAGAATTTTTTTAATTGTAACTGACTCGCTTGGAATTGGTGATGATGGTTTCCAAAAAAAATTTAATGATCAAGGCGCAAACACTTTATATTCTGTCTCTAAAACTGGGGAACTAAAAATTCCTTTTTGAAAAAAAATGGGGATAGGAAATATCGCCAAAATTGAAAATTTTGGCAAAAAAAATAAACAACCACTTGCTTATGTCTCAAAAATAATCGTAAAATCCAAAGCAAAAGATACTCTTGCTGGCCATCTTGAAATGATGGGAATCGAAACTGTTAAGCCTAGCCCAAATTTTGATGATGGATTTCCAGATGAATTAATTAATGAACTCCAAAAAGCCTTTGATAATCGTCAGATTATTGGTAATAAATCAATTAGTGGAACTGTTATTCTTGCAGAATTAGGGCAAAAAGCAATTGATGAAAATAAAATAATTGTTTATACCTCACCAGATTCGACTTTACAAATTTGTGGACATGAGGAAAAATTAGGGCTTGAAAATCTTTATCGGTATGCAAAAGCGGCCCGAAAAATTTGTAGCTCTCGGCCAGAATGAAATGTTGCTCGTGTAATTGCAAGACCTTATATAGGTGAAAACGGAAATTTTAAACGCACCTTCAACCGGCATGATTATGCAAATATTCCGCCGAAATCAATTCTTGATTCCTTACAGAAAAACGGAATTGAAACTATTGGAATTGGAAAAATTGGGGATATTTTCTCAAATCAAGGTCTAGATAAAATTTTTGGGCCTAATAGTGATGAAAATAATATGGATATCGCAATTGATATTGCAAGTCAAGAAAGTGAAAATCAATTCATTTTTGTTAATTTAGTTGAATTTGACTCAAGTTATGGCCACCGTCGCGATGTTATGGGATATTGTCAAAATTTAAACAATTTTGATATTAAATTAGCTAAACTAACAAATGCCCTAAAAGATGATGATTTACTAATAATTTCATCTGATCATGGAAATGATCCTTGTTTTCCCGGGACAAATCACACCCGCGAGGCGCTACCGCTTACAATTTTTTCAAAAAAATTTAAATCAAAAACTAAAGAATTAAAAAATCCAATTTCTTCACTGGCCACAATCGGCAATTTAATTGCAAAAAATTTTGGAATTGAAATGGCTGAAATTGGCGAAGATATTTTTGATTTCCTAGACTAAATTTTTAAATTTTAACTAATAAAATTGAAAAATTATGTTAAAATAGTTTAATCTATTGAATGAAGTTTTTCAATTTGTTTTGTAAAAATTCAAAAGAAGTAAAATTATAAACATCTAAATTTATTATTTAATTTGATCAAAATTAACTAAATAGAGCGGACTGAGATGAAGGAATCGGAGATAAAGTATTTTAGCAACAAAAAAAATCAACACAAAAATAAAGTCAAAAATAGTGAAAAAATAGTAAATTTGTCTAAAAAATTAAAGGTTAATTTTAATGTTGAAAAAAATTTAAAAAATAATGTCTCTAATTTTAAGGAAAAAAAATTAAAAAGCAAAAATAAAAAAAATATTAGTCAAGTAAGAAAAGAAAATGAAATTAGTGTAAAAACTGAAAAAAAAACTAAAATTTTAGCTAAAAATAATCAAAAACCGAAAAATGCTATTGAAAAATTAGATAATGAAAATTTTAAAGCTAAAGCTATAGAAAATAATAAAAAAATAGAATTTCGAAACTTAACTAAACGACGTTTAGGACGAATGGGGGTTATTTCTGTAATTTATATTTGACAACTTTTTGACAAAAATATCGATATTAAAGAGATAAAAACAAAATATTTTGAACTAACAATTGACCAATTAAAGTTGCTTAATTTTATAAAAAAAAATTATAGTTTTTTAAGAAAAGTTATTAATTTACAGTTAAAATCCAACTGAAATTGAGAAAGAATTTTGCCATTAATTAGGTCAATTTTACTAGTAGGTGCCGCGGAGTTATTTTTTGTGCCTAGTCGAATTGTTTTTAATGAGGCAGTTGAGATAACTAAAATTTTTAGCATTGCTGGTGACAATGAATTTTGCTTTGTAAATGCTGTTTTACAAAAAATATACAATTATTATGAAATCAAAAATCTTTTTAGAAATTAAAAATAAGTCCGAAATTAAGCGTTTTATTAAAAATGAAATGAAATTTAGAAATTATCGTCGAATTTTAGGTAAAAAATTCAAATTTTTATTTTATAATTTATCAAAAATTCTTGAAGTTGAAATTTCAAATTATAAATCTGCGATTCTTGATCTAGAACTAATTAAAAATATTAATAAAATTAGTAATTGGATTTTTTGTATGAGTAAATTTTTAAATGAAAATTTAATTATAAATTTTCGTATTTATAAAAATTTAGCAATTTTTTTATATTATAGTTGAAAAATACACCTTAAAAAATTTAAACTGCATACAAAATTAACAAATTACGAAGACAAGCGCCGGGACGCTTTTAATGCCTTATCAATTGAATGAATTAAAGTTGATTCGGTGTTTAATCTTAAAATTATTGCGATTTTAAAGAGGTGAAAATAAATGACCCTACTCGAAAAGGTTTTAAAAATGGGCTTTGAAAAGGCAGAATCACTAATTCGTACAGGTTATGTAAAGCTCAATAATCAAACTTGTTATTTTCCAGGTCAAAAAATTTCAAATTTAGATTCCATTAATATTAAAGAAAAACAAAAATATGTCTCTCGGGGCGCCTTAAAATTACAAGCCGCATATGATTATTTCAAACTTAATTTTCAAGATAAAATTATCCTTGATATTGGCGCTTCTAAAGGGGGTTTTACTCAATTTTGTCTTGAAAAAGGAGCTAAAAAAGTTTATGCACTAGATTCAGGGACTAACCAACTTGATTATTCACTGCGAATTAACCCTAAAGTTTGTGTAAAAGAAAAGACAAATATCAAATTTGTTGATAAAAGTTTTTTTAATGATGAAATTGATCTAATAGTTTGTGATGTTTCGTTTATTAGTCTTAAAAAAGTTTTAGTGGTAGTTAAAAATTTGTTAACACAAGGTAAAAATTGTATCACACTTTTAAAACCGCAATTCGAAGCAAATTCAAAATATGTCCAAAAGGGTGGAATTGTTCCAAAACTATACCATAAATTTTTAATTAATAGAATTATTGAATTTGCAAAACCAAGTTTTGAATTTCTCAATTTTTTTGAATCACCAATTAAAGGACAAAAATCCAAAAATACAGAGTATTTTTTACATTTTATTAGAAAGAATGACTAACTTTAAAAATAATTTTCCTTTTCTTAACAAGGTTACTTACCTTGATTCTGCAGCAATGATGCAAAAACCACTTTCTGTAATTAAAAAAATTAGTGACTTTTACTTAAATTCAGCTATAAATATTCATTCACAGAATTCAAAAATAGGCTATGAAAATAGTGATAAAATCGGAAAAATTAGGGAAAAAATTGCCAGATTTATCAATGCCGAATCAGAAGAAATTATTTTTAATTCTGGAACAACCGAAGCAATTAACTTATTTGCTAATATGATTAAAAAATTCCTAAAAAAGGGTGATCAGATTTTACTTTCGCCTCTAAATCATTCATCAAATTTAATAATTTGAATAAAAATAGCAGCTAAAATAGGTGCCGAAATTATTTATAGTAAAAAAATAATTGATAAAATTTCACCAAAAACTAAAATTATTGCTTTTTCACAAACGAATAATTCAATTTTAGTTAATCTGAATTTGGTGGAGATTTGGAAAAAGGCTCTAAAATACCACGCTTTTGTATTTAATGATGCTACTCAGGCAATAAATTATCAAAAAGTTAGTCTGAAATTATGCCATGGCCTTGCTTTCAGTTCAAATAAATTTTATGGGCCAACCGGCCTTGGAGTCTTAGCAATAAAAAAGGAACTTCTTAATAAATTAGAGCCAGTTAAATTTGGAGGAGGAACAGTTGCAGAAATAAATTCTAAAAATATAGTTTATTATAATGGTTATCGAAAATTTGAGGCAGGAACCTTGAATTTAGCAGCAATTTGGGGGCTTGGTGCTGCAGTTGATTTTATAAATGCTATCGGAATTAAAAAAATTGCCAAAAAACTACAAGTTTTAAGTATTTATTTATACGAAAAACTTGAAAAAATTGAAAAAATTGAAATTTTTTCTAAAAAAGGCAATCATATTATAATTTTTAATATTAAAGAATTTAACGCATCGGATGTTGTCTCATATCTAGGAAATAATAATATTTATGTTCGCAGTGGGACGTTTTGCGTTCCTTTTTTAGAAAAAATACTAAAGAAAAGAAGCTTTATTCGTGTTTCACTAGCATTTTACAATGATTTTAACGATATTGATAGACTAATTTCGGTTTTAGAAAAAAAGGAGTTTTTGAATTTTGTATAAGGATTTCAGCAAAAGGCGTGATATTATTTTAAGTTCAAATAAAAAATTTAATGAAAAAAAACGAATTTGTCTAACAAAAAATAGTCAAATAAATGAAAATTGTGATGATAGGGCAAGTCTTGATTTAGAAATTTTTGAGAAAAAAATTGAAAAAATTCAATTTTGCGCTTCAGGATGCAGCCTTTTGATTGCAAGTTGTTATTTATTTGAGAAAATTCTAATTAAAAAAACTATAAATCAAGTCAAAATTTTACTAGATAAATATGAAAAAATGATAAATTTTCAGGAAATTATTCCTGAATTAGACAGTCTTAATGCTTTAGTTATGGTAAAAAATCACCCAAATCGCCTAGTATGTGTGAATATACCAGTAAAATTATTAAAAAATCAACTAGGAAATTATGAAAAAAATCAGAATTAACAAATTTTTATCGGAAATGGGGGTTTGCTCGCGTAGGCAATCTGAGAAATTAATTTTACAAGGTCGGATAAAAATAAATAACGAAACTGCGAAAATTGGACAAATAATTAGTCAAAATGATGTAATTGAACTTGATCAGCAAAAAATTACTAAAAAACCACCAATTTTTTGATATGCATTAAATAAGCCAAAAAATTACATTACAAGCCGGTTTGATCCAGAAAATAGACCAACAATAATGGAATTTTTTAGTAAAAATGAATATCTTTTTCCTGTTGGAAGATTAGATTTCCAAACTACCGGGTTAATTTTGATCACAAATGATGGAAAAACTACAAATAAATTATTACATCCAAGCTCAAAAATCGAGAGAACATATTTAGTAAAAACAGATTTTAGTCTCAGTGATAAAGAAATTCGCTTCTTAAATGATAATAAAATCCAACTTGATAGTGTTAAATCCATCCAAAAAATTAAAAAATGTAGCTCCAGAACTTACCTTGTAACAGTTTGGCAAGGTTCTAACCATCATATCAAAAAACTATTTTTGTCAATAAGTAAAAAAGTTCTAAAGCTGAAGAGGGTAAGTTTTGCAAATATTAAACTAGATAACATCAGCGAAGGCAAGTACCGAAAACTAACAAATCAAGAAATTAAATCACTCGAGAATCAAGTAAAAAATACGACTAGATTAGGTGACTAAAAAATTAAAAATTTACATCAATTTACGTATTCTTTTTGATTTTTATATTAAATTTTTTGATATAAAAATCAAAAAGAATAGGAAAATTTGCCTCGCAACCCTAAAGGTTTTTTTTCTTTAATTCTTAAAATAAAAATTATTATATAAAATTAAAAAAACACTTGTTTTTAAAGTGTTTTTTTTACTTTATAAGCACTAAAAGAATTATCTAGACTAGTTCAATTATTGCCATTTTTGAATTATCACCTAATCGACTTGGAATTCTAACAATCCGAGTATATCCCCCGTTTCTTTCTTGATAACGAGGTGCGACTTTGTTAAATAAATAAGGCATAACTTTAACTCCATCTCTGGTTTTTAGGCCATAAAGGAAGCTAAGAATTTGCCGACGGGCGGCAAGATCGTTTTTTTTTGCCTTTGTAATTAGTTTTTCAACTACCGAACGAAGTCGTTTTGCGCGATCAAGGGTTGTTTTAATATGTCCATGTAAAATTAAAGAGGTTGCAAGTGAACGAAAAACTTGGCGATCTCAGGCCGCATCATGCCGATAAATTTGATGTGGATTTGCCATTTTTAATTTTCTCCTTTATTTTCGTTTTTATAGTTTTGTAGTTTTTCCATTATCTCTTGCACCGATTTTCGTCCAAGATTTTTAATATTCTCAAAATCATCTTGACTAAGTTTTTCAATATCTGAAATTTTATAATACTGCGCGCGACGAAGGGCATTAAGTGAACGCACAGAAAGATCAAGTGCATCAATACTATTTGAAAAACGGCGGATAGGTTCTTCTTTAATCTCTTGATCACCAAAGAAATCAGCACTGAATTTATTAAGGTTTTCAACATCGGCAAGCAAATTAAGGTGGGCAATAAGAATTTTTGCCCCCTGCGAAAGAGCATCTTTTGCAAAAATAGATCCATCAGTTTTAATTGAAAAATTTAGTTTTTCTTCAATTATTGGACTTGCTGAGTTAATTTCAACAGCTTGATAATTTGCATTTAATACAGGCGAAAAATCACTATCAACGGCTAAAACAGACCCTTCAATTTGGGACTCAAGCAGCGAAATTACCTCATTTACATACTTTTTGTTTGTTTCAAAATCTACAAATCCTTTACCATTTGTAATAAAAAGTTCAAATTTTAAAGCTCCTACTTTGGAAACATCAGCAATATATAAATCCGGATTTACAATTTTAAGACCACTGTGAGATTCAATATCACGGGCATAAATTTGCCCTGCTTTTTGACCTAAAAAACTTGCCACGTGGATTGAATTTTGACTAAAAACACTTGGATTATAGAAAAAACGTACTCTTTTTAAATTATTAAGAATTGTGACAACATCTTCAATTACATCATCAAGAACGGTAAATTCATGTTTTATTCCCTCAATTTTAACCCCAAAAACTGCACAGGAAGGAATTGACGATAAAACTGTTCGGCGAAGCGCATTTCCTAAGGTATTACCGAGTCCGCGTTCGAGTGGTTTTATTTCAAAGCTTGTTTCAAATTCATTAACTTGTTCAACAAGATTTTCAGAATAATAAACTTTTGCGTGTTTTTTCATAAGTTTTTACCTTTTTTCCTGGCGTTTAAATCATTTTCGAGGTGGGCGTGTTCCATTATGTGGAACTGGAGTTACATCTTTTGTTAATAAAATGTTAAGTCCGGAGGTAATAATTTGTTTTCGGGCCGCTTCTTTGCCCTGTCCTGTCCCTTTTAGTTCGACAATCACCTCCCGAATTCCATGTTCGCGCGCTTTTTGAGCCGCTGCAGCAGTTGCTAAAGTTGCTGCATAGGCTGTCTTCTTCTTTGTTCCTTTAAATCCAACTGATCCTGAAGATGCCCAAGAAATTACATTTCCTTGTTTATCAGTAAAAGAAATAATAGTATTTTGGTGCGAAGAATGAATATGAGCGATGCCGACGGTAACATTTTTTGGACGAAGTTTTTTAACTTTTTTTACATTAGTTGCCATTTTTATTTACCTTTATCCTTTTTAGCCATAATTGTTTTTCGCGGTCCTTTACGAGTTCGGGCATTTTTTTGGGTAACTTGACCACGAACAGGTAAGCCTTTTCGGTGGCGAATTCCACGATAACATTTAATTTCAATTAATCTTTTAATATTTGACTGAACCTCGCGGTGAAGATCACCTTCGGTCTTATAAGTTTTAGCAACATCACGGATGACTTGTAAAACTTCTTCATTTATTTCTTTTACCTTGGTGTTTTCGGTTAAAATTGGGAATTTTTTTCCAAATTTTTCTTCCTGTAACTTTGCCGTTTTTTCAACAATTTCTGTTGCCAGCGATTTACCAATTCCAAAAATGCTACAAAGAGCAATCACAATCCTTTTATGATTTGGAATTTCAACATTTAAAACACGTGCCATTTTGAATATTTAGTTAAATATTTCTCCTTTTTTTAGATTTTTGTAAAAAATGAAATTTTTTTTAAAAATCAAAATTTTTTAGTTTTTTTAAATAAAAAAATTTTTGATTTCTATTTGAAAAAGATTAAAACTATAAAAATCTAGCCTAACCTTGTCTTTGCTTATGCTTTTTTATTAAACAAATAACACGATTAATTGAGCGTCGTTTAATAATTTTACAATCTTTGCAAATTTTTTTAATACTTGCACGAACTTTCATATTTTTATCCTTTAAAATTTATTTAAACAATTTAGTTATATAAATTATTTAAACCGGTAAACTATTCTTCCTTTTGATAAGTCATAAGGCGAAATTTCCACCTTTACCATATCACCAATAATAATTTTTATATGATGAATTTTCATTTTTCCCGCGATATGACAGTTTAATTTAATCCCATTTTCGAGAGTTACCTCATATTCCTGGGCATTAAAAACGTGGGTGACTTTTCCCTGAAATAATAGTTTTTGTTCTTTTGGTAAATTTGCCATCTAGTTTTGAGCCATTTCTGTAAGAATTATCCCTCTACCATCCTTAATTAAAATTGTCTCTTCATAATGGGAGGTTTTTCTGCCATCTTTTGCTTTTACCGACCATCCATCCTTTAAAATTTTAATATGCGGCGAGGTTTGTAGAATCATTGGTTCAATGCAGATAACCATATTATCAACTAACTCTATCCCTTTTTTGGGGATGCCGAAATTATAAATGTTTGGATTTTCGTGTAATTTTTTGCCTATCCCATGACCAGAAAATTCATAGGGAGTGAAAAATCCATAGGATTTTATTACGTTGTTAATTGCAAAACCGATATCACCTGTTTTTGCTCCAGGTTTTATCGCTTTAAAACCGGCAAAAAATGCTTCTTTTGCGCAGTTAATTAATTTTTGATTTTCTTGATCTGGTCCAAGTGATTTTGTAAATGCACTATCTACAAAAAAACCATTATAAGAAAGTCCTAAATCGATTGAAACAAGATCATTTTCTTT
Protein-coding sequences here:
- the infA gene encoding translation initiation factor IF-1, yielding MANLPKEQKLLFQGKVTHVFNAQEYEVTLENGIKLNCHIAGKMKIHHIKIIIGDMVKVEISPYDLSKGRIVYRFK
- a CDS encoding pseudouridine synthase: MKKIRINKFLSEMGVCSRRQSEKLILQGRIKINNETAKIGQIISQNDVIELDQQKITKKPPIFWYALNKPKNYITSRFDPENRPTIMEFFSKNEYLFPVGRLDFQTTGLILITNDGKTTNKLLHPSSKIERTYLVKTDFSLSDKEIRFLNDNKIQLDSVKSIQKIKKCSSRTYLVTVWQGSNHHIKKLFLSISKKVLKLKRVSFANIKLDNISEGKYRKLTNQEIKSLENQVKNTTRLGD
- the rpmJ gene encoding 50S ribosomal protein L36, yielding MKVRASIKKICKDCKIIKRRSINRVICLIKKHKQRQG
- a CDS encoding aminotransferase class V-fold PLP-dependent enzyme, producing the protein MTNFKNNFPFLNKVTYLDSAAMMQKPLSVIKKISDFYLNSAINIHSQNSKIGYENSDKIGKIREKIARFINAESEEIIFNSGTTEAINLFANMIKKFLKKGDQILLSPLNHSSNLIIWIKIAAKIGAEIIYSKKIIDKISPKTKIIAFSQTNNSILVNLNLVEIWKKALKYHAFVFNDATQAINYQKVSLKLCHGLAFSSNKFYGPTGLGVLAIKKELLNKLEPVKFGGGTVAEINSKNIVYYNGYRKFEAGTLNLAAIWGLGAAVDFINAIGIKKIAKKLQVLSIYLYEKLEKIEKIEIFSKKGNHIIIFNIKEFNASDVVSYLGNNNIYVRSGTFCVPFLEKILKKRSFIRVSLAFYNDFNDIDRLISVLEKKEFLNFV
- the rplQ gene encoding 50S ribosomal protein L17, with product MANPHQIYRHDAAWDRQVFRSLATSLILHGHIKTTLDRAKRLRSVVEKLITKAKKNDLAARRQILSFLYGLKTRDGVKVMPYLFNKVAPRYQERNGGYTRIVRIPSRLGDNSKMAIIELV
- the map gene encoding type I methionyl aminopeptidase, whose product is MAIIKNEFEISQLKIAGKILAEVKAKIYDFVRPGISLKELDAIAFEEIKSRNAKPAFLNYHGFPATICASVNEILIHGIPSEYVIKENDLVSIDLGLSYNGFFVDSAFTKSLGPDQENQKLINCAKEAFFAGFKAIKPGAKTGDIGFAINNVIKSYGFFTPYEFSGHGIGKKLHENPNIYNFGIPKKGIELVDNMVICIEPMILQTSPHIKILKDGWSVKAKDGRKTSHYEETILIKDGRGIILTEMAQN
- the rpsK gene encoding 30S ribosomal protein S11, which translates into the protein MATNVKKVKKLRPKNVTVGIAHIHSSHQNTIISFTDKQGNVISWASSGSVGFKGTKKKTAYAATLATAAAAQKAREHGIREVIVELKGTGQGKEAARKQIITSGLNILLTKDVTPVPHNGTRPPRKWFKRQEKR
- a CDS encoding 30S ribosomal protein S13 produces the protein MARVLNVEIPNHKRIVIALCSIFGIGKSLATEIVEKTAKLQEEKFGKKFPILTENTKVKEINEEVLQVIRDVAKTYKTEGDLHREVQSNIKRLIEIKCYRGIRHRKGLPVRGQVTQKNARTRKGPRKTIMAKKDKGK
- a CDS encoding iron-sulfur cluster assembly scaffold protein translates to MYKDFSKRRDIILSSNKKFNEKKRICLTKNSQINENCDDRASLDLEIFEKKIEKIQFCASGCSLLIASCYLFEKILIKKTINQVKILLDKYEKMINFQEIIPELDSLNALVMVKNHPNRLVCVNIPVKLLKNQLGNYEKNQN
- a CDS encoding DNA-directed RNA polymerase subunit alpha, with amino-acid sequence MKKHAKVYYSENLVEQVNEFETSFEIKPLERGLGNTLGNALRRTVLSSIPSCAVFGVKIEGIKHEFTVLDDVIEDVVTILNNLKRVRFFYNPSVFSQNSIHVASFLGQKAGQIYARDIESHSGLKIVNPDLYIADVSKVGALKFELFITNGKGFVDFETNKKYVNEVISLLESQIEGSVLAVDSDFSPVLNANYQAVEINSASPIIEEKLNFSIKTDGSIFAKDALSQGAKILIAHLNLLADVENLNKFSADFFGDQEIKEEPIRRFSNSIDALDLSVRSLNALRRAQYYKISDIEKLSQDDFENIKNLGRKSVQEIMEKLQNYKNENKGEN